The following coding sequences lie in one Candidatus Omnitrophota bacterium genomic window:
- a CDS encoding N-acetyltransferase: MIRKAKIKDIKQIQGLIGYFARQDVMLPRSLNELYENIRDFWVYEDKGKITGCAALHISWDDLAEIKSLAVAKNKQGKGLGRDLVLACLAEAQVMGARKVFALTYKPNFFKKLGFRKIKHEALPHKIWAECINCCKFPNCQEIALLKSL; this comes from the coding sequence ATGATTAGAAAAGCCAAAATAAAAGATATTAAACAAATTCAGGGGTTGATTGGTTATTTCGCAAGGCAGGATGTTATGCTGCCTCGTTCACTTAATGAGCTTTATGAGAATATCCGTGATTTTTGGGTTTATGAAGATAAAGGAAAGATAACCGGTTGCGCTGCCTTACATATCTCTTGGGATGATTTAGCGGAAATTAAATCTTTGGCAGTTGCTAAAAATAAGCAAGGAAAAGGTTTGGGCCGTGATTTAGTTTTGGCTTGCCTTGCAGAAGCCCAAGTGATGGGAGCAAGAAAAGTTTTTGCGTTAACCTACAAACCCAATTTTTTCAAAAAGTTAGGGTTTAGAAAGATAAAACATGAGGCACTGCCGCATAAAATCTGGGCGGAGTGTATTAACTGCTGTAAATTCCCCAACTGCCAGGAGATTGCCCTGCTAAAATCATTGTAA